Sequence from the Panicum virgatum strain AP13 chromosome 5N, P.virgatum_v5, whole genome shotgun sequence genome:
CACTCAGTATGTCAGTAGTTGAATTGTTTCAATCATATACTTAATATATCAATTGTTCTGACAAATATCTGCCTGTCCCACTCTGAAACCTTCCTCCTTTTCCAAATACAGTGTCAGGCTGTTAATGAGGAGGAGATACATGCCGTATTATCAGAGCAGTCACTTTACCCTGCAGGATGGATTCATGTATATATTCTAGCATTGCCATACTTTATGTACATGCATGTTACCTGTCTCACCTAATCTGAAAAGATAAGTAAGCTGATGGCTGCAGTAGACTGCTACCTGGTTGCAGCATGTATAATTACTCATCAATTATCATCTGATCTGAAACTATCATCTTGTATTCGTTTATCCTTGTTTTCTCTCTTTTTGCAGTTGCTTCTTCCTTCCATTTTGGCTTGTTGCAATTATTTCTTGTAATCAGTGTAATTCCTACTCTTCTGCTAATTTTCAGAGGAAAAACTGTTTATCTGTTAGCCATTGTCATTCTTCCTTTGGCAAGGTTATAggaaatatatttatttcatcTAAAGTAACAATTATTCTCAAGATAAATGATTAGAACAGTCAGTTTGGTTGCTACATTGAAATATGTTTTGGCAATCATATTGCACTACTAACATAGAACATTCATCTCAGGAAACACTACACATAACCAGTTTTGGCAATTATATTGCATCTAACATAGAAAATTCATCTAAGAAAACACTACTTATAACATGTCGTTCTTGCATTGGCCATAGGAAGGATAGGTACATAATGGAGTAGATTTCCTGTCTGAGAAAAGCAATATGCTTGACCCTGGCATTGTGCGCCGCGCGTCCCCCCCTCTTTTTGTTTTGGTAAACGCATCCTGCCTCTTAGTAGTATGATAGTGGCATATCTCGCATGGAACAGAAGTGCTTCAAAATATGCCGCAAGATGAATGTGTAGTGAATCCATGCAACATATGTAGTAAAATATAAATTATACGAAAGGATGAAGAAAGAGCAACCCCATGTctaattcaaattcaatttgacTTGCTTTGCTAATTATTTCTACAGGATGTGGACTTGACTTTTCCCCCCCTTTTCGAACATTCTAGCTGTAGATCCCTTTCTAGTGCTTTTGAGGATTGTATGGAATGGTCACTTTTCTTTAACAGTTCCTGAGAATTGGCACTTTTTCCCCTTTTCCAGACTCATCCTTCGCAAACATGCTTCCTGTCATCGATTGATTTGCATACTCAATACTCTTACCAGGTAATTTTGTTCAGATAAGTTGTGCCTGTGGTGTGTTGATCTAAAGAAAGGAAATTGTGTTCTTTTTCTATATTAGAAACGAGAGTAGGATTTTTAGAAGTATTCACTTTTTAAGTGACAACTTCTGCTCGAATGATCTGCATGAAACATCACAAATTATCGACATCATATTGCCGTGGAGAGTTTTGTGTTTTGTAGAATGTAAGCTGAACTTTTTTATGTGACAATTTCAGTATGAATGTCTGTGTTTTGTAGACTGTAAACTGCAGTTGCTGAAGCTTACATTTTTGCACTTGATTAGATACTATATGGTATCACATGGTTCCTTATTTGACCAGTTATCTCTTTAGGTAACATGAGCTGCTAGATGAACAACCAATTCTGAACTATCAACCATGCAGAACCATAAGACATGGCCACACAATTCAAGATGGCTATAGAATATGGTATCAGTGATTatctacaaaaaaaattacttAATTTCCACCCTGATATCTGGACACTATGCCCTAACCCTTGTTGAGCATCCATGAGACTTACAAGCTGGTATTGGATAACCTACCTTCCCTTTTTGTCCTGATTAAATCACAAGTTGCCCAATACTGAAAAGGCAGGCCATTGAGTTTTTGTGGTCTCTGGTTGTGATCATTATCATGTCGCCCAAGTAGCAATGGTGCTTCAACTATTTGCATATTTCATCTTCGTAGGATAAAAACCATGTACTTAACAATAGTGTATTGACTAACACTGTGAAAGATCAACCATACTCCTATAGTCAGCAAAAAGCATTATTTAAccagtttgcattttttttttatgGTTCTAATAGCATTTATAATTACTTGTATTGTAGCTCCGAATGGTTAAGTTTTTCACCTGCTTGtttttagagaaaaaaaattattttaccTGCTTTGGCATGCCATTAACTTTGATTGATGAAAAATGGTGGATTCCTGCAGGTTATGTTACCAGAAGCTGTTGCAATTGTGGTTGCACCCACCGATCCTACCAGGCAAGTGCTTCCTGCTCATAACTAAGACACTTGTTCATAAAGTGTGTGACGTACAGCTGCACTTCTTTTGTTCTTAATTTCTTTTGGTGCTACCTTCTGGCTAGtataaataacaataaaatctgaaattGTCACCCTGTTTCTCAAATCATTCAGGAGTTACGGAATATTTAGGCTAACTGATCCTGGAGGGATGGAGGTGCTTAGGGGGTGCGATGAAAGTGGATTCCACACTCACCGAGAGACAACCGACGGCAGTCCAATCTATGAAACTTGTTCGAAGGTGCACTTCAATCCCAATTTGCGGTTCGAGATTGTCGACCTGCGTTCTGGTGCATGATCAATGAAAGCAAAGCTATAGCAGCTTGTTCTTCCTTACGCACCCTTGTGGCGGAAGTATATACCACATAGCTCACGAGTGATTCCTAAGTAGATAAACAAGCTGTTACTGATCTGCGATAGAGTGATACGTCACCAAGCCTTTTGGCATCTTTGCTTGTCTTTGTGAGCATAACTGAAAAACTAGCACTAGTTATCCTGAATCCGGTTGTTCCATCAGCCATTGAGCTGGCATCTGTAAGTATGTAACTTGGGAACACATACATACCCATGATTATCTTGGAATGGACGATTGGAACATAACGCTTGACAGCAGCACTGCCAAATCATCATATACAGAATCTGCTGGGAGCTTCAGACAATGCATGTATTAACATGAGAACTTTCTGAAAACTAGGGTGAAAGTGGTATATATTGGTGATTTTAGAGTCTGTATAATGGTACGTTTGGTTTCTAAAATGGGATGTCTGTCCAAAGAAAATAGAGTTGCTATTCAAGCGACATCCATATAAAGTTCCCTTGTGACGTCATCACGCCTGTTCTTTCATACAGGATGCTAGAACTTCATTATTTTCATTCGTACTGGGTGCGCGTCTCATGTTTTACCGAGTGAATACGCTTAGCAAAAGTATGGACAGTCGATTTAATCACGGTATTTCTTTGCATTAGCCATATCATCGTCACTTGGGCAGTACTAGTTTGCTGTACCCGAATCCCTTGTCCACATGGGCTGCATGAATGGGCTTGGTAAACGAGACGGGAGGATCGATGTGCAAGCAAATCCTACGGCTACAAAGAAAGGCTAGCAGATGAACCAGCATCTCTTAgaattcttttttattttaagcAAAAGGAGTGAGCGAATTGCAGAGCAAGGAAGTAGCTGTTGGCAAGGATGCAGGGCAGCCGGAGAAGAGTACTCGCAGGAGAATGATTCTGCCCTGCATGAAGGGGTGTCGACAGGAAGTCAGGAACAACCCTGTAGATACCTTAATGATGAACGGCCGAAAGCGGGGCGAGAAGACACGGAGCAGGCACAGCACAAGGAACTGAGTCGCTTTACATTGAGGACCACCTGTTGGGCTGTTGGTTGAACCGTGTAGTAGTAGCAGCACTACGAACGAGCGCAATCGCATTCCACCTCTCCGGATGGATGAGAAATTTGGACGTGCACTGGACGAAATTCCGGTCTCTATCGCTCGCACGGCGCACGCAGGAGGCAGAAGCTAGACTGTCCTCGACTACTTGTTACGAGGTTGCTTTTGCTCCGGTGGCGTTTCCATCCGACGTCGAAATCCGGCGGAGAGCTCGACCCACTTGGCCCGGCGGCCAGGCAAGGGCGGCGGGCCCGGGAGCTGGCGTGACACCACCCGCCGGCGCCCGCACGGCATGGCACCGCCAGCGCGGAGCCCACTTCCCGCACACTGGCGGACGGACACCACCGAACCGGCCGCTTCGTTCGATCACCCCACACAACCCCGTCCGCGGCCTGTGCGCGCGCCCGCGCAAGGCCGTCGGCGTCGCGGGCGGCGCCCGGTGCCGGTGGCGACGAGCCCCGAGCGGGACCAGGCGCGCGCCCCTTGTCTCCACGCTGCCCCCCGGCCCGGCCGCCCGAGTCGGCAGCCAGCAGCACCCGTCGCGTCGCGCTGCGCATGAGGGCACCGCACTAGGCGCGTGCGCTAGCTAGCTACTACCGGTGGTGGCGACACCTGTGCGCTCTAGCTAGCTCGCAGGATGGCCACCAGATGAGTGATGCGGACGCTAGGAGTAGGAGCGCGTAGCCGCCAGATGGCTTGGCTGGCTCACTACTCATTACTCAAcgggggaaaaaagaaaaagaaaagaaaaagggaaaaaaggcTTGTTGGTTTTTGGATGGTGAGGCCTCCGGCTCCGCCGTGCTAGCTACTGTTAGCTAGCCCCGCCTGATGAGCGAGTAATAAGAACGAAAAGGAGCGCAGCAAAAACGATTCCTCAGAAGCACGCAACTGTTACGTGCGTGGCTGGCCCTGCGCCGCGCCGTCACGCTCCGGTGGATGCTCGTCGCGATCGCGCCCCGTGTACTCCATGGACCATGGATGGGTGTGAGTTGTGACAAGGAGACGAGACGACGATGCCAGGACCCGAGCCGAAGCCCTTCTTTTTTGAAGTTAAAGCCGAATGGAATTCGAGTAGGTGGAGTTGGTGGAGGAGCCACTGGTGGTGGATTGCTGGATGCCCGAGGCTCCCCCCTATCTGCCGCTGTCCCTCTCGACgggaagaggacaggattcggTACCACACAGCTGGGATAAGTTCAGACTTCGGGGCGTATTTGTGTTGTACCATTACCATGGTTGCTTCAATCTAAGGAACGGAAGGGAGGAAAATGGAGCCAGCCAGCATTCAGCAACCAAGCACAGAGAGAAAAAGTGGCCAAGTGGGAGGCACGGCGGGGCTCCGCGATCGGATAGCAACAGCGACCGGATTCCTGGCTCGTAGACTCGTAGTGGCAAGGGAGATACGATCGAGAGAACGTGTCGCTTCGCACGCGCATGAAACAACGGTGGCTGCTGCTGTTAGGCTAACGTTTATCGTGGCGATCGTTGACATCAGCGGTGCATTGACGTAGTAACAGATTGCTTACTGGGAAATTAACATGAAGTTGTCAATGCAGGAAACTTTGTTTAACACACACGTCACCAATGCAACAGTATTGCACAACGCGACGGTACTAAAATGAGCTGTCGCTGCCGCTGACGCAAAACAAGGTACCAATTCAGCGATTCAGGCGTCGAAACTGGATGCTAAGCTTAGGGggagtttagtttccaaaaaattttgggtgaaAAATTTTAGAtaacgtttgaccactaattagaagtattaatatagactaattataatactaattacatggatggacggaaaatcatgagacgaatctagtaagactaattaatctgtcattagaggtgggttactgtagcatgacattgtctaatcatggtccaattagacttaaaagattcgtctcgcaattttaCCCGGAGATtgtggaatgagttttgtcagttatctacgtttaatactcctaattagtggtcaaatgttattagttactgtagcactcaaaattttttggaaactaaacaggctCTTATCTAAACCGAATTTTTCTCCGACAGTGCCACACATATTTTTTATCAGAGACATTGTATGCTACAAGGGTGTAGAGAAACATCAAACACGAGTCACATTATGAAAATGAATaaacaaaccaaaccaaaaataaCATGCCAACAATCAGTACATGCTGCTCTAGTGCTCCGTTACCTTCTTTTTGCCCTTTTTGACATCCCCATGCAAACTCCATTGTTGAGGCCGTGCTAGCTATTTGTACACTAATCCTATTTATCCAAGCCAATAATTTAGAGAGAACACGCCGATTTACTGCTGTACTAACTGTAAAACAAGTGTATAGTACTAGTGGTAGCCAGAGTATGCACagaaagcaagcaagcaaagatCGTACGGACATGGGGGCCAGCTTGGAGGAAGCGAGTTTTAGAACGGGTGATAGCTCCGGCGCAGCCCGCTGACGTTGGCGAACAGCCCGACAAGCTCTTGCTTGTACGGCAGGTACGAGCGCCTccggctgccgctgccgccgccgccgccgccgccgccgcctctgccgtAATATCTCAACTGatgggccgcgccgccgccatcgcggaCTCGGTTGCTGCCAccgccttcctcctcttccttgtgaccaggaggcggaggagaaggaggctccggaccggtggcggcggcggcggtcaggaACACGAACTTCTCCTTGCCGTCGCTGTGGCTCCGACCGACGAGGCGGTCGCTGATGCGGCGCCAGCGGAGGACCGACCCCGTGGAGCCGCTCTTCCGGCACCGCCGCGGgtacgccggcgccgacgcctggccgccgccgggcgcccaCAGGCAGTAGCTCTCTGGCGGCACGCCCTCCAGCTCCTCGTCCGCGCTGGCCGAGGCcccgtcgccatcgccgtcgtcatcgtcctgCCACGCCCGCGCGCTCTCCGACCGCGCGTCCTGCCGCAGCGCGCGGAACTCCCGCTCCTCCAGCAGGAGCCGGCCCAGCGGCACCCGCACGGTGGCCGTCTCCGGCTCGTCCTCCCccggcgccgggggcggcggggacggcggccggCCGAAGATCGGGTACACGGGCACGATgcacgcgtcggcggcgagcggcggggcggggAAGCTGAACCCGTCGtcttcctcgtcctcgtcctccacctcggcctcggcggcgggaggaggctcCGCGAGGTTCTCGTGGGGACCCTGCCCCGTGTCCTCCTCCATCACCGATCTCTCCTCGCttcggagtttttttttttttttgcgacctCGGTTGATTGGCTGCGCTCCCCtgatttttccttttctccccTCTCTCGGcgtgaggcggtggcggcgcgaacagagaaAGGGCGCGGGCGGTGTGCGATGTGGGGCGCGCGGGCGCCAGGGCGGGCGGGGTGGCAGATAAGGGGGCGCTCGCCGTGGCGCTGGACGGTGGGTCACACCACCCGGCCGGGGCCACGAGTCAGTGTGGCAACGGAGGAAAGTTGCAGCGGCGGGGCCGGGGGTCGAGGGACACGTCACACGTGCCGGTCCGAGGATACGACGCGCAGGGCATGGCTGGGTGGGGCAGGGCCGCAGGGGGTGGCAGTTCTAGAAGGCTGGGAGTAGTAGAACGTGTCAGCACGCGAGCTGGATGGGTTCGGCCCAGAAGAGAACCCCCAAACCTCGGTGAGTGATTTGTTCTGGTCGTTCCCGGAACGCGGAAGTGGCTCACCGAACTCCGGCGGGAGCCGGTCACGGGAGCTGGGCTTGTTAGATCGCCTGAACAGCCTACGGATCTGGTTGACCCAATCCATCCGCATCCGCCTCCCGGCCTCTTGCTTCCGTGGTTGGCATGCTGGCGATCGCGCCGGCCCGAGCAGGGTATGTTTGGTTAAACATCACATCACAATTTCACTAAAAGACGAATGCCTGCAtgcagtactaaatgaagtctatttacaaaacctttttagaaatgagtgtaaatttttgagacaaatctaatgagccaagtttcatcatgattggctacagtaatgctacagtaaccgcaccCAATCATCCTCTGGTTATGCGGTCAAAAAAGCTTCATTAGTTAAaataattgctacagtaccataggtGTGGagataattttgtaattagactttatttaatacccctaattagtggTTAAATTATCGTTTCTCTCTCGTCAAAACGTTTTCACGCCACAACCAAATACGGCCCAGAGTGATCGGCCGTCGTTCGCAGGGTTGTTGGGCCGTCGGCTTCGTGCTGCTCCTGGAAGTCGACTGATGATGGCTAGCAGCTAGGTAGCGGTGGTAGCAGCCCAGTAGGTACTCTACCTAGGTAGGTGGCACCGTGGCAGATTCTCTAGGCTGGGGAGAATGTCACACGCGTGTCACGTTAACAGGAtcgggggagcggcggcggcgtacacGCACGCCAGTTGTTCTGCCTGGCGGCTGCTAGAACAGACGCCTCCTCCCTTCGCTGCGCAGTAGTAAAGCCCCGTTTACTGCTAAAAAAAAAAGCCCCGTttagttctaaatttttttttacacagtatccgtcacatcgaatcttcgaacacacacatggagcattaaatacaattacaaaaaataactaattacatagtctaactgattaccacgagctgaatcttttaaatctaattaattcataattaaatattatttattaattaACAACGAAATATGATATAGTATCAAAAtctaaactttttcaccaactaaacacacactAATAAACGAGGCCCGCCTAGGCGAAACTAGCCCGCCTAAGCCCATCACAGCGCGGCCTGCAGATTCCAGTTTCTCAAAGCCTGCAGCAaactccctcctccctcgctgCGCTGTggctggcagcagcagcacgcagtacccctaaaaaaaagaagaaaaaaacagcAGCATGCAGCTTGCAGCGGCAGCGCTGAAAGTCCGCCAGTGCCCAATGGGCTGCAGGATTAAGAAACAGTGCAATGTGTGGCCCTGTGGAACTCGTGTCCCAACGATCGCCCCCAAGATATGttatttcattaaaaaaaagaatcccTTAAAAGCATTTCTGGACTCTGGTAAACAGATTTCTCTGCTAGAACTTGACCCCTATTTACCTTTAAGCTCATCTCTGATTTAGAGTAGTGGAGTAACTTTTAAAAAGTTTTGAGGACTATGAGCTCTGTTCCCGTACGGCCATCAAAGAACCACGGCCACCATCTCATGTTCAAATTCCCAACAATGTCTTCCAATCTCCCTCGTTCCTTTTGTTGAAGAGATTAACCCAACAAGGTCTGAATGGAGGCGAgtcctccctccgtcccaaaacaATTGCACATCTAGAGTTTCCGAACTACCACAAAACATCTAGAGTTTGAAATTTGTCCCTCAATAGCTACTTTGAAAACTATCATAAAAGACAAGAGTTTCCGAAGTCTTCTTACAAAAAAAGATAAGACAGTGTCCGGATTATTCCCACAAGAAACAAGGGGTACTTTTATAATTTCACATCATGCATTGGTTTGCATGTCTGATCTTAGAATTGCATctattttgaaacggagggagtagagagGATGTCGGGGATGGCAAGCAGCCAAGCAGACCGGCAGCCCATTGTCGGTTGGGGAGGACTAAGGAGGGAGAGAAGAGGTGaacaggggcggagcagccTCCCCCCCCCCATGTTGTCCATTGAAGCTCGCACAAACCCCTCAAAGAAATTTTAGCATAGTgaaagaggaggaagaatgAGAAGAGAgtaagaagaagaggaaaaagaaaagagaaaaaacaagaagaaaatGAGCCCTTGGAGGTGAAGAACGACCCACTTTGGCTGCTTTTCTTGCTCCATCATCTCTCGGCATCGTTGGATCCAGTCACCATCGATCACGAAGCTCATTAACTGCCCCTCACCCTCCTCGTCGTCTGGCGTGCGATGCTGTCCCGGATGCTTGTCCTTTCGTTGGCGACGAAGGCCTCTCGGACGGCTTGCCGGAATGCCGGGGCATGGCGCGCACAAAGAGCTCGTGTAGCGGTGTCGGCTATTGAGGCATTGACCGAGGAGAGTGAGCGCAGCGAGGATGACGAAGGCGCGGAGACGTGGACGACGAAACAATGAAACATGTGAGAACcacccaatttgatactattttaaacgaaccgccggtcattatcatccagatgagagttaacacgtgcttgccagagtgcgtgccacgtgttatctcacatctagagacacgaataaccgacacgtcattcatccaaaataatatcaaatccggtagtcccggtatgtgctccaacatacgcccaggattcagcatatgcacataccgtttacaatcgaatacattgcCAAATaaaccacaaagagcagttttatacaaaccagagttcacagcttaattacaagttcaacataggtgggtttcaaatttcactttacaagccttgggctcacgcgagtcatattaaacagaaacataaagtttattgcatttacatacTCTCACGAAGCTCAGATACGATAAggacttactaaagtaatgacgccttgctcaaggacgtcattacagccaccacgacctactcttcccccgcgtttggatcagcggggtagaagtggccaaaCAACACctctggctcacctgcaactatgtttagaaagcaccctgagtacaaaaggtactccgcaagacttacgcgattaaataagcaAGAATCATGCATTGGCTCaggtaaaagctttaaggttaagtaattattgcagaaGCATTAGCTCTATATACTTTCACCTATCAGATTTGATTAATGTTGCCCAAACCCTTAAACCATTTTAGTAAATTAAGAGCATACAACTAATGAGGCACAGAGGTGCCATCAACCATTTCCAACATAACCGAAACTTTCTACGAAGAGTTCAACGgacaaagagcttgctcataaccgagagcgcggcaattcgaattgatttaaccttgcaagggtgtactactttacccacacgacgcaagaaccatgcgactcacccaacccgctaaagttggataagagggtactcgcatcaaccgttcccaacatggctcaatcattgaaatcttcacacctagcttacgcgtagagacttagtttccaccggggacatctctaaactttcctactcacaggtccacccggggacacctctaagcctctctgcatagcctttggccacgtatctaggactgtacatcaatgatcaagtcaaggaaggtaattggcttatccgttccattatattggatatgtggtagcacggaaaggtgctcaaagccgacgtcatccacgaacggtccttaaacgatccaagcggactatgcccatatgactccattcactaggccctaccattccgctcgaatctcgatactgcaCTCTACTAACTCCAGATGCTCAAGTGCGAACAAGGATACtcaggtaagtgtgatactccaaaccaCTCCTATCTAGTGAGCAAaagaagtattctaagcagggctaagcatctagtcaagttaagtgattaactatctaactagtgccaaggatATGGATGACAATTCAAGGAAAGGTAATGCATGGaagcaggtacaagaatgcaatacatacataatatatattacccaacattacccggtgatataactaaactaaatcagattaaataggtgcaaggaatatgcttagctgcttgcctgggttaacttcagactcgaccacgaacgggactccgggttcgggctccacggactcggcgggttccacgggttcgttctccgacggtccggtcactaaaatgcatgaatgcgatgcaagaattaagaaatgatctTAACAACATGCATAATTCATGAAAcaatttgagcatgcagagaacaaagcaaagaactcatgaaaattggttttgcagc
This genomic interval carries:
- the LOC120676212 gene encoding uncharacterized protein LOC120676212 → MEEDTGQGPHENLAEPPPAAEAEVEDEDEEDDGFSFPAPPLAADACIVPVYPIFGRPPSPPPPAPGEDEPETATVRVPLGRLLLEEREFRALRQDARSESARAWQDDDDGDGDGASASADEELEGVPPESYCLWAPGGGQASAPAYPRRCRKSGSTGSVLRWRRISDRLVGRSHSDGKEKFVFLTAAAATGPEPPSPPPPGHKEEEEGGGSNRVRDGGGAAHQLRYYGRGGGGGGGGGSGSRRRSYLPYKQELVGLFANVSGLRRSYHPF